From one Halothece sp. PCC 7418 genomic stretch:
- a CDS encoding 50S ribosomal protein L23 yields the protein MVIEKQERDLIDLVRKPVITEKATILLEQNKYVFDVAKHATKPDIKKAIEMLFDVTVTKVNVQNLPQKKRRMGRYIGTKPQYKRAIVTLSEEDTITLFPEV from the coding sequence ATGGTGATTGAAAAACAAGAACGGGACTTAATTGATTTAGTTCGCAAACCCGTCATTACCGAAAAAGCAACGATTCTCTTAGAGCAGAATAAATATGTTTTTGATGTGGCAAAACACGCCACCAAACCTGATATCAAAAAAGCGATTGAAATGCTTTTTGATGTCACCGTGACAAAAGTCAACGTTCAAAATCTCCCCCAGAAAAAACGTCGGATGGGGAGATATATCGGGACAAAACCCCAATATAAACGAGCGATTGTCACCCTCTCCGAAGAAGACACCATTACTCTCTTCCCTGAAGTCTAA
- the rplX gene encoding 50S ribosomal protein L24, protein MPRKNRTQQTPKRYKMHVKKGDTVQVISGKDKGKVGEIQQVIPKESRVVVEGVNVRTKHQKPTQEGEKGQIITFEAPIHSSNVMLYSNKESCASRISYTYTEDGRKVRMLKKTGEIID, encoded by the coding sequence ATGCCCAGAAAAAATCGCACTCAACAAACCCCCAAACGGTACAAAATGCACGTCAAAAAAGGCGACACAGTGCAAGTCATTTCTGGAAAAGACAAAGGCAAAGTGGGAGAAATTCAACAGGTGATCCCCAAAGAATCCCGAGTGGTTGTGGAAGGGGTGAATGTGCGGACTAAGCACCAAAAACCGACTCAAGAAGGAGAAAAAGGGCAAATTATCACCTTTGAAGCTCCTATTCATAGCTCCAATGTCATGCTCTATTCCAACAAGGAATCTTGCGCCTCTCGGATCAGCTATACCTACACCGAGGATGGACGAAAAGTCAGAATGCTGAAAAAAACTGGCGAAATCATTGATTAA
- the rpsH gene encoding 30S ribosomal protein S8: MASTDTISDMLTRIRNACMVQHETTVVPYNKMNRNIARVLKEEGFIDSYEEVGEGLKKQVLISLRYQGRNRKPIIKRLTRVSRPGLRVYSNHKELPRVLGGIGIAIISTSSGIMTDREARKRGIGGEILCYVW, from the coding sequence ATGGCCTCGACAGACACCATCTCAGATATGCTCACGCGGATTCGCAATGCTTGCATGGTACAACACGAAACGACCGTTGTCCCTTACAACAAAATGAACCGCAACATTGCCCGCGTTTTAAAAGAAGAAGGCTTCATCGATAGCTATGAAGAAGTGGGTGAAGGCTTGAAAAAACAAGTCTTAATTTCGTTACGATATCAAGGTCGTAACCGCAAACCGATTATTAAAAGGCTCACTCGTGTCAGCCGACCCGGTTTAAGAGTTTATTCTAATCACAAAGAATTACCCCGCGTTCTCGGTGGAATTGGCATTGCCATTATCTCCACCTCTAGCGGTATTATGACCGATCGCGAAGCCCGGAAACGGGGAATCGGCGGGGAAATTCTCTGCTATGTCTGGTAA
- the rplC gene encoding 50S ribosomal protein L3 gives MSIGLMGRKLGMTQIFDQEEGIAIPVTVVEVGPCIVTQIKTPSTDGYSAVQLGYKTVKEKALTKPELGHLKKVNPENTPSLRHLKEYRVDDPESYQLGQSLNADLFSEDQLVDVRGTSIGRGFAGYQKRHGFARGPMSHGSKNHRLPGSIGPGTTPGRVYPGSRMAGRMGGKTVTTRKLKVVRVDSEKNVLLIKGTIPGKPGGLLSITPSNLVGAKAS, from the coding sequence GTGTCTATTGGTTTAATGGGTCGAAAACTGGGGATGACTCAAATTTTTGACCAAGAAGAAGGAATTGCTATTCCTGTTACGGTTGTTGAAGTGGGTCCTTGTATCGTTACCCAAATCAAAACACCCAGCACAGATGGATATAGTGCAGTGCAACTCGGTTACAAAACCGTTAAAGAAAAAGCACTCACTAAACCAGAATTGGGACATCTCAAAAAAGTCAACCCAGAAAATACCCCGAGTCTCCGTCATTTGAAAGAATATCGCGTTGATGATCCCGAAAGCTATCAGTTAGGACAATCTCTCAACGCTGATCTATTTAGTGAAGATCAACTCGTTGATGTTAGGGGGACTAGCATCGGACGCGGTTTTGCGGGCTATCAGAAACGTCATGGCTTTGCGCGAGGTCCGATGAGCCACGGTTCAAAAAACCACCGCTTACCTGGTTCGATTGGTCCAGGAACAACGCCAGGGCGTGTTTATCCTGGTAGTCGGATGGCAGGTCGTATGGGCGGTAAAACCGTTACCACTCGCAAATTAAAAGTGGTTCGAGTTGATAGTGAGAAAAATGTCCTTCTCATTAAAGGAACCATTCCAGGTAAACCTGGTGGCTTATTAAGTATTACGCCTAGTAATTTAGTCGGTGCAAAAGCGAGCTAA
- the rplV gene encoding 50S ribosomal protein L22, which yields MPVDTSVETKAIARYIRMSPHKVRRVLDQIRGRSYREALIMLEFMPYRACDPVLKALRSAAANAEHNQGLDRASLVISQAYADGGPSLRRFRPRAQGRAYQIRKPTCHITIAVAPTTEE from the coding sequence ATGCCAGTAGATACCAGTGTTGAAACCAAAGCGATCGCGCGCTATATCCGAATGTCTCCCCATAAAGTGCGACGGGTGTTAGACCAAATCCGCGGTCGTTCCTATCGGGAAGCTCTGATCATGTTAGAGTTTATGCCCTATCGAGCCTGTGACCCAGTGTTAAAAGCCCTCCGTTCCGCAGCAGCCAATGCCGAACACAACCAAGGGCTCGATCGCGCCAGTTTGGTCATTAGCCAAGCCTATGCCGATGGTGGACCGAGCTTAAGACGCTTCCGCCCGCGAGCGCAAGGACGCGCCTACCAAATCCGTAAACCCACCTGTCACATCACCATCGCTGTCGCACCAACCACCGAAGAATAG
- the rpmC gene encoding 50S ribosomal protein L29 yields MPLPKIADARALSDEELSQEIVNAKRELFNLRFKQGTRQEDQAKPHEFKHLKHRISQLLTVEREREIANQKAATPSSDTAEE; encoded by the coding sequence ATGCCCTTACCCAAAATTGCCGATGCGCGGGCTTTAAGCGATGAAGAACTCTCCCAAGAAATTGTGAATGCAAAACGAGAACTCTTCAATCTGCGCTTTAAACAAGGAACCCGCCAAGAAGACCAAGCCAAACCCCACGAATTTAAGCATCTCAAACATCGGATTTCGCAATTGCTCACCGTCGAACGGGAACGAGAAATTGCCAATCAAAAAGCAGCAACTCCCTCATCAGACACAGCGGAGGAATAA
- the rplD gene encoding 50S ribosomal protein L4: MVNCAVKNWQGETVGEATLELKVANPENAEHIVHRALVRQTTNSRQGTASTKTRSEVRGGGRKPWRQKGTGRARAGSSRSPLWRGGGVIFGPKPRDFNIKMNRKERRLALRTALASRGEDLFVVEPFAEQLPQPKTKELAQAMTRWGVELGVKTLIILEEFPENVFLSARNLPNVKLMRADSLNIYDILAAQKIVTTPSAIEKIQEVYGD; the protein is encoded by the coding sequence ATGGTTAATTGTGCTGTTAAAAATTGGCAAGGCGAAACCGTTGGCGAAGCAACCTTAGAGTTAAAGGTCGCTAACCCTGAAAATGCCGAACATATCGTGCATCGGGCTTTAGTTCGCCAAACCACAAACTCTCGTCAGGGAACCGCTTCAACAAAAACTCGTTCGGAAGTGCGAGGCGGTGGACGCAAACCTTGGCGACAAAAAGGAACAGGACGCGCTCGTGCGGGATCGAGTCGTTCTCCCTTGTGGCGCGGTGGTGGTGTCATTTTCGGACCCAAACCCCGTGACTTCAATATTAAAATGAATCGCAAAGAGCGACGTTTAGCCCTGAGAACGGCGTTGGCGAGTCGGGGTGAAGATTTATTTGTGGTTGAACCCTTCGCTGAACAACTCCCGCAACCGAAAACCAAAGAGTTAGCCCAAGCGATGACTCGTTGGGGGGTGGAACTGGGAGTGAAAACGCTAATTATCCTAGAGGAGTTTCCAGAGAATGTCTTCTTATCAGCACGAAACTTGCCCAATGTCAAGTTAATGCGTGCCGATAGCTTGAATATTTACGATATTTTGGCTGCACAGAAGATTGTAACCACTCCCAGCGCGATCGAAAAAATTCAGGAGGTGTATGGTGATTGA
- a CDS encoding VWA domain-containing protein: MEENALIRDRDYTLFIDKSQSMSTQDQPSGKSRWEVAKESTYALAKECETYDPDGITVYLFSSRFKRYDHVTSDKVNEIYAENDPMGKTNLYGVLQHALENYFQRKAAGTAKPNGETFLIITDGEPEDRKGVMRLIIETSRRVDREDELGISLIQVGEDPKVTAYLKALDDQLLDAGAQFDIVDTITMTEMGNTSLSEVLFKALTD; this comes from the coding sequence GTGGAAGAAAATGCTTTAATTCGCGATCGCGATTACACACTATTCATTGACAAAAGTCAGAGTATGTCCACTCAAGATCAACCGAGTGGAAAATCCCGTTGGGAGGTGGCCAAAGAATCAACTTATGCCCTTGCTAAAGAATGTGAAACCTATGATCCCGATGGCATTACCGTTTATTTATTTTCCAGTCGATTTAAGCGTTACGATCATGTCACCTCAGATAAGGTGAATGAAATTTACGCCGAAAATGATCCGATGGGGAAAACCAACTTATACGGCGTTTTACAACACGCACTAGAAAACTATTTCCAGCGCAAAGCTGCGGGAACGGCTAAACCCAACGGGGAAACTTTTCTGATCATTACCGATGGCGAACCAGAAGACCGCAAAGGAGTGATGCGTTTAATCATTGAAACCTCCCGTCGCGTGGATCGAGAGGATGAGTTAGGAATCTCTTTAATTCAAGTGGGAGAAGATCCAAAAGTCACTGCATATCTGAAAGCTCTTGATGATCAGCTTTTGGATGCGGGAGCACAGTTTGATATTGTCGATACGATCACCATGACAGAAATGGGTAACACCAGCTTATCAGAGGTTCTATTCAAAGCGTTAACTGATTAA
- the rplP gene encoding 50S ribosomal protein L16 gives MLSPKRTKFRKQQRGRMKGLSHRGNTINFGDFALQAIEPCWINSRQIEAARRAMNRYLRRGGKIWIRIFPDKPITMRAAETRMGSGKGNPEYWVAVVKPGRIMFEIGGVSQEVAQEAMRLGAQKLPIKTKFLVREE, from the coding sequence ATGCTTAGCCCCAAAAGAACAAAATTTCGGAAACAACAAAGAGGGAGAATGAAAGGGCTGTCCCACCGTGGGAACACCATCAACTTTGGTGATTTTGCCCTGCAAGCCATCGAACCCTGTTGGATTAACTCCCGCCAAATTGAGGCTGCTCGTCGGGCGATGAACCGTTACCTCCGTCGGGGTGGAAAAATCTGGATTCGGATTTTCCCTGATAAACCGATTACCATGCGGGCTGCAGAAACCCGGATGGGGTCTGGGAAAGGAAACCCAGAATATTGGGTTGCCGTGGTCAAACCCGGGCGAATCATGTTTGAAATCGGCGGGGTGAGCCAAGAGGTGGCTCAAGAAGCCATGCGTTTAGGAGCACAAAAACTCCCCATCAAAACCAAGTTTCTAGTCCGTGAAGAATAA
- a CDS encoding NAD(P)H-quinone oxidoreductase subunit N, with protein MALLVTGNKFIRDLEESGALGVYAPLEGGFEGRYQRRLRTKGYVTLHLSAKGLGDPASYFKGIHGVRHPHLGKKNIGQGAAVGDVYFLPPIVDSQLEILPENKKGLVLWLIEGFVFSRQELSYLAKFHEIEPRVKVVVELGGDRAFRWEKLSSVLAAA; from the coding sequence ATGGCACTACTAGTAACTGGGAATAAATTTATCCGCGATTTAGAAGAGTCGGGAGCGTTAGGGGTTTATGCCCCCTTAGAAGGCGGATTTGAAGGGCGTTATCAACGTCGTTTGCGCACTAAAGGTTATGTCACCTTACATCTTTCAGCAAAAGGCTTAGGCGATCCTGCTTCCTACTTCAAAGGGATTCATGGGGTACGCCATCCCCATTTGGGTAAAAAAAATATTGGTCAGGGGGCTGCTGTGGGTGATGTTTATTTTTTACCACCGATTGTTGATTCTCAATTAGAGATTCTACCTGAAAATAAAAAAGGCTTGGTCTTGTGGTTGATTGAAGGGTTTGTTTTCTCCCGTCAAGAGTTAAGTTATTTAGCGAAGTTTCATGAAATTGAACCGAGAGTGAAAGTAGTTGTGGAACTCGGTGGCGATCGCGCGTTCCGTTGGGAGAAACTATCATCTGTATTAGCTGCTGCTTAA
- the rplR gene encoding 50S ribosomal protein L18: MKNNRKELIKQRHRRIRRKVEGTAERPRLAVFRSHQHIYAQVIDDKQQHTLVAASTVDPNLRQTLASTRTCEAGAAVGTLVAQRALEQGIKQVVFDRGGNIYHGRVRSLADAAREAGLEF, encoded by the coding sequence ATGAAGAACAATCGCAAAGAACTGATCAAACAGCGCCATCGTCGGATTCGGCGCAAGGTAGAAGGGACTGCCGAACGCCCTCGTTTAGCAGTGTTTCGTTCTCATCAACATATTTATGCCCAAGTGATCGACGACAAGCAACAACATACTTTAGTTGCTGCTTCTACGGTCGATCCCAATTTGCGTCAAACCTTAGCGTCAACTCGCACTTGCGAAGCGGGTGCTGCAGTCGGAACATTAGTCGCCCAACGCGCTTTAGAACAAGGAATCAAGCAAGTGGTGTTCGATCGCGGTGGGAATATCTATCACGGGCGTGTCCGCAGCCTTGCTGATGCTGCTCGTGAAGCTGGACTAGAATTTTAA
- the mreD gene encoding rod shape-determining protein MreD produces the protein MLPIDSLSQTQRYYLNCLLTVTSLIGCALLLPTRLPGTVLLGLGVNWLLIWVVSWSIKRQPWQGAIAGIAAGLIQDGMTLSSPSHLFSLALVGFLTGRIDKEKYIQEDFVSISLIVFAMAVVAETFTAAQYTLFDFSRLVSIWTQHQQIAIVSALLSSLWAPVVYYPLNYCWQRLEED, from the coding sequence GTGTTGCCAATTGACTCTTTATCCCAAACCCAACGCTATTATCTGAATTGCTTATTGACCGTAACTTCTCTGATTGGTTGTGCCTTATTATTACCGACTCGCTTACCAGGGACGGTTTTATTAGGGTTAGGGGTAAATTGGTTATTAATTTGGGTGGTTTCTTGGAGCATTAAACGGCAACCTTGGCAAGGCGCGATCGCGGGAATAGCTGCAGGATTAATTCAAGATGGCATGACCCTTTCTAGTCCATCTCATCTGTTTAGCCTAGCCCTCGTCGGTTTTTTAACTGGACGTATTGACAAAGAGAAATATATTCAAGAGGACTTTGTGTCCATTTCACTGATTGTCTTTGCCATGGCAGTTGTAGCGGAAACGTTTACTGCTGCCCAATATACGCTATTTGATTTTTCACGTCTAGTTTCGATTTGGACACAACACCAGCAAATTGCCATTGTTTCGGCACTGCTGAGCAGTTTATGGGCTCCTGTGGTGTACTATCCTTTAAATTACTGTTGGCAACGACTCGAAGAAGATTAA
- the rplF gene encoding 50S ribosomal protein L6 — MSRIGKLPIPIPQKVEITVDGKQVKVKGPKGELEQTMPDFVTIEQEDNQILVKRVNDSRKARERHGLARTLVANMVHGVSQGFERRLQIQGVGYRAQVQGRNLILNVGYSHPVEIAPPEGIQINVEKNTEIIISGINKEIVGNLTAKIRAVRPPEPYKQKGIRFMGEQVRQKAGKAGKK; from the coding sequence ATGTCACGGATTGGTAAATTACCGATTCCTATTCCCCAAAAAGTAGAAATTACCGTTGACGGTAAGCAGGTGAAGGTCAAAGGACCGAAAGGGGAATTAGAACAGACCATGCCTGATTTTGTCACCATTGAACAAGAAGACAACCAAATTTTGGTCAAACGAGTCAATGATTCTCGTAAGGCGAGAGAACGTCATGGCTTAGCCCGTACTCTGGTGGCAAATATGGTGCATGGAGTTTCTCAAGGCTTTGAACGACGCTTGCAAATTCAGGGTGTGGGTTATCGGGCGCAAGTGCAAGGACGAAACTTAATCCTCAATGTGGGTTACAGTCATCCCGTTGAAATCGCGCCCCCAGAAGGAATCCAGATTAACGTCGAAAAAAATACTGAAATCATTATTAGTGGGATTAATAAGGAAATCGTCGGTAACTTGACGGCAAAAATTCGCGCCGTTCGTCCGCCTGAACCTTATAAACAGAAAGGAATTCGCTTTATGGGAGAACAAGTCCGACAAAAAGCGGGTAAAGCAGGGAAGAAATAG
- the rpsC gene encoding 30S ribosomal protein S3: MGQKIHPTGLRLGITKEHLSCWYADSKRYPELLQEDFRIRNYIDQTLNNAGISATHIERKADQISLQIHTARPGVVVGRGGSGIESLRVGLQQLLGGNRQISINVSEVSQVDADAVLIGEYITQQLERRVSFRRVVRQAMQRAQRAEVQGIKIQISGRLNGAEIARTEWTREGRVPLHTLRADIDYAYRTAETIYGILGVKVWVFKGEILPEDEEQPSEVGPTPRRQPRRQKFEDRSEEK, translated from the coding sequence ATGGGACAAAAGATTCATCCAACGGGCTTGCGACTCGGCATCACCAAAGAGCATCTGTCTTGCTGGTATGCTGACTCCAAACGCTATCCCGAACTCTTACAAGAAGACTTCAGAATCCGTAACTATATCGATCAAACCCTCAATAACGCTGGCATCTCAGCAACCCACATTGAGCGGAAAGCGGATCAAATTAGCCTCCAAATTCATACCGCCCGCCCTGGTGTTGTTGTCGGTCGTGGCGGAAGCGGAATCGAATCTCTAAGAGTGGGACTGCAACAACTCCTTGGGGGAAATCGCCAAATTAGTATCAACGTCAGTGAAGTTTCTCAAGTTGATGCCGATGCCGTTCTCATTGGCGAATATATCACCCAACAACTGGAACGCCGAGTTTCCTTCCGTCGGGTCGTTCGTCAAGCCATGCAACGGGCGCAACGGGCGGAAGTCCAAGGGATCAAAATCCAAATCAGTGGACGACTCAACGGGGCGGAAATTGCCCGTACCGAATGGACAAGAGAAGGACGAGTTCCGCTTCATACCCTGCGCGCGGATATTGACTATGCTTATCGCACCGCCGAAACCATCTACGGCATTCTAGGCGTTAAAGTCTGGGTCTTCAAAGGAGAAATTCTCCCCGAAGACGAAGAGCAACCCTCAGAAGTCGGACCCACCCCCCGTCGCCAGCCCCGTCGTCAAAAATTTGAAGACCGATCGGAAGAAAAATAG
- a CDS encoding HAD family hydrolase: protein MVLETIPKTASFSEKCVQGSRLHLPKSKESAATLGQVLTVFCDFDGPLVDVSDRYYNTYQIALDRTCHYYRDDQFNLIPTPLTKEQFWQMKQERVCDQEIALRSGLQLQHIPYFVEQVRAIVNEPFLLRKDKFHQGVNWALALLHSQGVRLVVVTLRCQEQVTQLLRNYGLLRLLSGVYGTDDETAAYPNNIELKTALLKQALAEQGNEHVCMVGDTEADVLAAQALGIRAIALTCGIRSHNYLQQFEPDHIESNLLNTAHRIEELCLN, encoded by the coding sequence ATGGTTTTAGAAACTATACCAAAAACGGCATCTTTTTCGGAAAAATGTGTACAGGGTAGCAGATTACACCTCCCTAAGAGTAAGGAATCGGCTGCGACCCTTGGTCAGGTACTGACGGTATTTTGTGATTTTGATGGCCCACTTGTTGATGTTTCGGATCGTTACTACAACACTTATCAAATTGCTTTGGATCGAACCTGTCACTATTATCGAGATGATCAGTTCAACTTGATACCCACTCCTTTAACAAAAGAACAGTTTTGGCAGATGAAACAAGAACGGGTTTGTGATCAGGAAATTGCCTTACGTTCTGGTTTGCAACTTCAACATATTCCTTATTTTGTCGAACAAGTTAGGGCAATTGTCAATGAACCATTTTTGTTAAGGAAAGATAAGTTTCATCAGGGGGTTAATTGGGCTTTAGCCCTGCTGCACTCGCAAGGAGTCCGTCTTGTCGTAGTTACCTTACGTTGTCAGGAACAAGTTACTCAATTATTAAGAAATTATGGCTTACTGCGATTGTTGAGCGGGGTTTATGGAACGGATGATGAAACTGCTGCTTATCCCAATAATATTGAACTGAAAACTGCCCTTTTGAAGCAAGCACTAGCCGAACAAGGCAATGAGCACGTTTGCATGGTGGGGGATACAGAAGCCGATGTTTTAGCAGCGCAAGCCTTAGGCATTCGCGCGATCGCGCTGACTTGTGGCATCCGTAGCCATAACTATCTTCAACAATTTGAACCTGATCATATTGAAAGCAACCTTTTAAATACCGCGCACCGCATTGAAGAACTTTGTCTCAATTAA
- the rplN gene encoding 50S ribosomal protein L14, producing MIQQETILNVADNSGARKIQCLRVMRAGNAPYGRIGDVIIGVVKDALPNMQVKKSDIIRAVIVRTRYPERRDSGMSIRFDDNAAVIINADNNPRGTRVFGPVARELRDKNFTKIVSLAPEVL from the coding sequence ATGATCCAACAAGAGACCATTCTTAACGTTGCTGACAACAGTGGCGCTCGTAAAATTCAATGCTTGCGCGTGATGCGGGCGGGGAACGCTCCTTACGGGCGCATCGGGGATGTGATCATCGGCGTTGTGAAAGATGCCCTCCCCAATATGCAAGTCAAGAAATCTGATATCATCCGCGCGGTGATTGTACGCACCCGCTATCCCGAACGCCGAGACAGTGGGATGAGTATTCGGTTTGACGATAATGCTGCTGTCATTATCAATGCGGACAATAATCCCAGAGGAACGCGGGTTTTTGGTCCTGTGGCTCGGGAACTGCGCGACAAAAACTTTACCAAAATCGTCTCTCTCGCACCGGAGGTATTGTAA
- the rpsS gene encoding 30S ribosomal protein S19: MGRSLKKGPYVDDKLLKKIEQLNAADKKEVIKTWKRASTIIPQMVGHTIAVYNGRQHVPVFVSDQMVGHKLGEFAPTRTFKGHAKSDKKARR; encoded by the coding sequence ATGGGTCGTTCTTTAAAAAAAGGTCCTTACGTTGATGACAAACTGCTCAAAAAAATCGAGCAACTCAACGCAGCGGACAAAAAAGAAGTCATCAAAACTTGGAAACGCGCTTCCACCATCATTCCGCAAATGGTGGGACATACGATCGCGGTTTATAACGGCAGACAGCACGTTCCTGTTTTTGTCAGTGACCAAATGGTTGGACATAAATTAGGGGAATTTGCTCCCACTCGCACCTTTAAGGGACACGCCAAAAGCGATAAAAAAGCGCGGAGATAA
- the rplE gene encoding 50S ribosomal protein L5: protein MTQRLKTTYYDTIAPQLQKEFNYSNVHEIPKLVKVTVNRGLGEASQNAKALELSVQELATITGQKPVVTRAKKAIAGFKVRQGMPVGVMVTLRSERMYAFLDRLINVALPRIRDFRGISPRSFDGRGNYNLGLREQILFPEIEYDNIDQIRGMDIAIITTAKTDEEGRALLKAMGMPFREQ from the coding sequence ATGACACAGCGACTGAAAACAACCTATTACGACACCATTGCCCCCCAACTCCAAAAAGAGTTTAACTACAGCAATGTCCATGAAATCCCGAAATTGGTGAAAGTCACCGTTAACCGAGGATTAGGGGAAGCCTCCCAAAATGCCAAAGCCCTAGAGTTATCTGTGCAAGAACTGGCCACGATTACGGGGCAAAAACCCGTTGTCACCCGCGCCAAAAAAGCGATCGCGGGATTTAAAGTCCGTCAAGGAATGCCCGTTGGCGTGATGGTCACCTTACGCAGTGAACGGATGTATGCCTTCTTGGATCGTCTCATTAACGTTGCTCTACCTAGAATTCGCGACTTTCGTGGAATTAGTCCTCGTAGCTTTGATGGACGCGGAAACTACAACTTAGGCTTGCGGGAGCAAATTCTCTTCCCTGAAATTGAATACGACAATATTGATCAAATTCGTGGGATGGATATTGCCATCATCACCACAGCCAAAACCGATGAAGAAGGTCGCGCCCTACTCAAAGCGATGGGAATGCCCTTCCGAGAACAATAA
- the rplB gene encoding 50S ribosomal protein L2: protein MSIRSYRPYTPGTRQATVSDFAEITRSKPEKSLTKYKHRKKGRNNRGVITSRRRGGGHKRRYRQIDFRRNKHNIPAEVISVEYDPNRNARISLVQYEDGEKRYILWPADLKVGDSIISGDDAPFEVGNAMPLSRIPLGTEVHNIELMAGKGGQIVRAAGTAAQVVAREKGYVTLKLPSREVRMVREECLATIGRVGNAEHRNLTLGKAGRARHLGRRPKVRGSVMNPVDHPHGGGEGRAPIGRPSPLTPWGKPTLGAKTRKAKKNSDKLIVRRRK from the coding sequence ATGAGTATTCGATCTTACCGACCCTATACCCCAGGGACTCGACAAGCGACCGTTTCCGATTTTGCTGAAATTACTCGCTCTAAGCCCGAAAAGTCCCTTACCAAATACAAACATCGTAAAAAAGGACGGAATAATCGCGGTGTCATTACCAGTCGTCGTCGGGGCGGTGGTCACAAACGCCGTTATCGTCAAATTGATTTCCGTCGGAATAAGCACAATATCCCTGCTGAAGTCATATCTGTTGAATATGATCCCAACCGCAACGCTCGCATTTCTCTGGTGCAGTATGAAGACGGAGAAAAACGCTATATTCTCTGGCCAGCAGACTTAAAAGTAGGGGATAGCATTATTTCTGGTGACGATGCTCCTTTTGAAGTTGGCAATGCAATGCCCTTAAGCCGAATCCCTCTCGGTACTGAAGTTCACAACATTGAACTCATGGCGGGGAAAGGCGGACAAATCGTGAGAGCAGCTGGAACCGCAGCCCAAGTCGTGGCGCGAGAAAAAGGCTATGTCACCCTCAAACTTCCGTCTCGGGAAGTCCGCATGGTGCGGGAAGAATGCCTCGCCACTATTGGTCGCGTTGGTAATGCTGAACACCGAAACTTAACCCTTGGGAAAGCAGGTCGCGCCCGTCATCTCGGTCGTCGTCCCAAAGTTCGCGGTAGTGTCATGAACCCAGTGGATCACCCTCATGGCGGTGGAGAAGGACGCGCCCCCATCGGTCGTCCTAGCCCCTTAACCCCTTGGGGTAAACCGACCTTGGGTGCGAAAACCCGCAAAGCCAAGAAAAATAGTGACAAACTCATTGTTCGTCGTCGCAAGTAA
- the rpsQ gene encoding 30S ribosomal protein S17: protein MTTKERIGVVVSNKMQKTVVVAVENRAPSRKYGKTVVTTKRYKVHDENNDCQEGDRVRIVETRPLSKTKRWTVASIIESASGQEPPQPLTSQPEEQ from the coding sequence ATGACAACCAAAGAACGAATTGGTGTGGTGGTCAGTAACAAAATGCAGAAAACCGTCGTGGTTGCCGTTGAAAACCGTGCGCCCAGTCGGAAGTATGGCAAAACCGTTGTTACCACCAAACGTTACAAAGTCCATGACGAGAACAACGATTGTCAAGAAGGCGATCGCGTTCGGATTGTAGAAACCCGTCCCCTCTCCAAAACGAAACGCTGGACGGTTGCTTCCATTATCGAATCGGCTAGCGGTCAAGAACCGCCTCAACCTCTTACCTCACAACCAGAAGAACAATGA